One genomic region from Microcystis panniformis FACHB-1757 encodes:
- a CDS encoding UDP-N-acetylmuramoyl-tripeptide--D-alanyl-D-alanine ligase: MPCHLSLNQLAQLLSLQNKGDISFSPDSLVSGINTDSRSIKSGQAFLALKGDNFNGHDFIDMAIEKGAATLIVDQPVSVNYSKNIPVFLVQNTLETYQQLAHWWRNQFTIPVIAITGSVGKTTTKELIASVLATRGKVHKTLANYNNEIGVPKTLLELDETHDSAVIEMGMRGRGEIALLAQIAQPTISVITNVGTAHIGRLGSESAIAEAKCELLAESPSSSIAVLNYDHPLLTETAKRVWQGETITYGFSGGDIVGELLDLTTLRVNGLDFNLPLSGRHHALNFMAALAVAKILGIDWTSLQQGIKVNLPSGRAKRYQLATDILLLDETYNAGLESMLAALDLLKATPGQRHIAVLGTMKELGSFSEQLHRQVGERVQKLGIDRLFVLVDDPEAKFIAEAATGVDCECFQTHADLINRLKEVIDFGDRILCKASHSVGLNRVVEELISDIGS; encoded by the coding sequence ATGCCCTGTCATTTATCCCTCAATCAACTCGCTCAACTATTATCCTTACAAAATAAGGGTGACATAAGTTTTAGTCCCGATAGTTTAGTATCTGGAATTAATACCGATAGTCGTAGTATTAAGTCTGGACAAGCATTTTTGGCATTAAAGGGTGATAATTTTAATGGTCATGATTTTATCGATATGGCTATAGAAAAGGGAGCGGCGACCTTGATTGTTGATCAGCCAGTGTCGGTAAATTACTCTAAAAATATTCCCGTATTCCTAGTCCAGAATACCCTAGAAACCTATCAGCAATTGGCCCATTGGTGGCGGAATCAATTTACTATACCCGTGATTGCTATTACGGGATCGGTGGGGAAAACCACGACTAAAGAATTAATCGCTTCGGTATTAGCAACCCGGGGAAAGGTACATAAAACCCTAGCTAATTATAACAATGAGATCGGAGTGCCGAAAACTCTCCTCGAACTGGATGAAACTCACGATAGTGCCGTAATCGAGATGGGAATGCGGGGACGGGGAGAAATTGCCCTGCTCGCTCAAATCGCCCAACCGACGATCTCAGTGATTACTAATGTGGGAACCGCTCACATCGGTCGTTTAGGGTCGGAGTCGGCGATCGCAGAGGCCAAATGCGAGTTATTGGCCGAGTCTCCTTCTAGTAGTATAGCAGTTCTTAACTACGATCACCCTTTACTTACCGAAACAGCTAAACGGGTATGGCAGGGGGAAACAATTACCTATGGCTTCTCTGGCGGCGATATAGTCGGGGAATTACTAGATTTAACTACTTTACGAGTCAATGGACTAGATTTTAACTTACCTTTATCCGGTCGTCATCATGCTTTAAATTTTATGGCAGCCTTGGCTGTAGCGAAAATTTTAGGCATCGATTGGACTTCTTTGCAACAGGGAATTAAGGTTAATTTACCCAGTGGTCGGGCCAAACGTTACCAATTAGCAACCGATATCCTACTCCTCGATGAAACCTATAACGCCGGTCTAGAATCAATGTTAGCGGCCTTGGATTTGCTGAAAGCTACCCCCGGTCAGCGTCATATTGCTGTTTTAGGCACGATGAAGGAGTTAGGGTCTTTTTCGGAGCAATTACATCGCCAAGTCGGTGAGAGGGTGCAAAAACTAGGCATAGATCGCTTGTTTGTCTTGGTGGATGACCCAGAAGCTAAGTTTATTGCTGAGGCCGCTACTGGTGTCGATTGCGAATGTTTTCAAACTCACGCAGATTTAATTAATCGTTTAAAGGAAGTGATCGATTTCGGCGATCGCATTTTGTGCAAGGCTTCCCATTCCGTCGGTTTAAATCGGGTGGTGGAGGAGTTAATCAGTGATATTGGGAGTTAG
- a CDS encoding glycosyltransferase family 4 protein has translation MRILLYSYNYYPEPIGIAPLMTELAEGLVKRGHQVRVLTAFPWYPNSEIDPEYRGKIYLEEERNGVKIQRSYVWARPQRSLKNRIFFEFSFVFLSFFQALKGEKPDLIFLTVPGLPVCVPAALLSKLYGVPIILNLQDILPDAAVHVGLLTNQKMIKVFSSLEKFAYKTASKISVIADGFTKNLLTKNVPSQKIIEIPNWVDVSFIKPLPKNHNYFRQENHLEGKFVVLYSGNIALTQPLETLIDAAVHLVNIPEIKVVIVGKKEALDRLEKYRQQQGASNVLLLPFQPREKLPEMLAAADVGMVMQKHNVISFNMPSKIQVLLASGRAIIASVPADGTAARAIKRSGGGLVVTPEDPEALATAILKLYKNPDLATILGEKGRQYAEENYAFEKTLDQYEKLFSQVVS, from the coding sequence ATGCGAATTTTGCTCTATTCTTATAACTATTATCCCGAACCGATCGGCATCGCTCCCCTGATGACAGAATTGGCGGAGGGATTGGTTAAAAGAGGTCATCAAGTCAGGGTTTTGACGGCTTTTCCTTGGTATCCTAATAGTGAAATCGATCCCGAATACCGAGGAAAAATCTATCTGGAAGAAGAACGCAACGGTGTTAAAATTCAACGTTCCTACGTTTGGGCGCGCCCCCAAAGAAGTTTAAAAAATCGAATTTTCTTTGAATTTAGCTTTGTTTTTTTGAGTTTCTTTCAGGCTCTCAAAGGAGAAAAACCCGATCTAATTTTCTTAACTGTCCCCGGATTACCCGTTTGCGTTCCCGCCGCTTTATTGAGTAAATTATATGGAGTACCGATTATTCTAAATTTACAGGATATTCTGCCCGATGCGGCAGTTCATGTGGGATTATTAACTAATCAGAAAATGATTAAGGTTTTTAGCAGTCTCGAAAAATTTGCCTACAAAACTGCCAGCAAAATCTCGGTTATTGCCGATGGTTTTACCAAAAATCTCCTAACTAAAAATGTGCCGAGTCAGAAAATTATTGAAATTCCTAATTGGGTCGATGTCAGCTTTATTAAACCTTTGCCGAAAAACCATAATTATTTTCGCCAAGAAAATCATCTTGAGGGCAAGTTTGTTGTTTTATATTCTGGCAATATTGCCCTAACCCAACCCTTAGAAACTCTGATCGATGCCGCAGTTCATTTAGTTAATATTCCTGAGATTAAAGTGGTAATTGTTGGTAAAAAAGAAGCCCTTGATCGCCTAGAAAAGTATCGCCAACAACAGGGGGCGAGTAATGTGCTTTTATTACCCTTTCAACCCCGGGAAAAATTACCAGAAATGTTAGCCGCTGCTGATGTGGGTATGGTGATGCAAAAACATAACGTTATTTCCTTTAATATGCCGTCCAAAATTCAGGTATTATTAGCTAGTGGTCGTGCTATTATTGCTTCTGTTCCCGCCGATGGAACTGCTGCTAGGGCGATCAAGCGTAGTGGTGGTGGTTTGGTGGTTACTCCTGAAGATCCGGAGGCATTAGCTACGGCTATTTTAAAGCTATACAAAAACCCAGATTTAGCAACTATACTAGGAGAAAAAGGACGACAATACGCAGAAGAAAATTATGCCTTTGAAAAGACTTTGGATCAATACGAAAAGCTTTTTTCTCAAGTAGTTAGTTAA
- a CDS encoding ISAzo13-like element ISMae28 family transposase (programmed frameshift): MELTDSLKKLLSETALQLKGAAKRRFMAQTVLELGYGGQTLAAQELGWNRTTIRQGIKELKRGIICVDNHSAKGRKKAEEHLPFLLENIKSLVDSQSQTDPSFKSQRLYVRLSAAEVRKQLISKYGYSDEDLPSEETIRVKLNNLGYRLKRVAKVLPQKKFPETEAIFEELANINREADEDPTMLRLSLDAKARVNIGLFDRGGKNRITVETNDHDFNPKTTLTPYGIFIPEFDELFLYFTASTVTSDFIVDILEDFWESEKSRFEKIKTLIINQDNGPENNSRRTQFMKRIVEFSQKYQVNIRLAYYPPYHSKYNPIERTWAVLENHWNGSILDEIETALKFAQTMTWKGKHPIVKLITETYEKGVKLTKKAREKIEEKIERLTESTNQDFPDLGQWFIDIYYDKT, encoded by the exons ATGGAATTAACTGATTCCCTCAAGAAATTGCTCAGTGAAACTGCACTTCAATTAAAAGGTGCAGCTAAAAGAAGATTCATGGCCCAAACAGTCTTAGAATTAGGCTATGGGGGACAAACCCTTGCTGCACAGGAGTTAGGCTGGAATCGAACTACTATTCGTCAAGGAATTAAAGAACTAAAAAGAGGTATTATTTGTGTTGATAATCATTCAGCTAAGGGGCGGAAAAAAGCAGAAGAACATTTACCTTTTCTATTGGAAAACATCAAAAGTTTAGTGGATTCTCAAAGCCAAACTGACCCAAGTTTTAAAAGCCAAAGGCTTTATGTGAGACTGAGTGCGGCCGAAGTCCGAAAGCAATTAATCTCTAAATATGGGTACAGTGATGAGGATTTACCGAGCGAGGAAACTATTCGGGTTAAATTAAATAACTTAGGTTATCGTCTGAAAAGAGTCGCTAAAGTTTTACCTCAAAAAAAAT TTCCAGAAACCGAGGCAATCTTTGAGGAATTAGCTAACATTAATCGGGAAGCGGATGAAGACCCTACGATGTTACGTCTTAGTTTGGATGCCAAAGCCCGTGTTAATATTGGACTATTTGATCGAGGAGGTAAGAATAGAATAACTGTCGAAACAAACGATCATGATTTTAATCCGAAAACAACCCTAACCCCTTACGGAATATTTATTCCAGAATTTGATGAGTTGTTTTTGTATTTCACTGCCTCCACAGTCACCAGTGACTTTATTGTTGATATATTAGAAGATTTCTGGGAGTCGGAAAAATCTCGTTTTGAGAAAATTAAAACTTTGATAATTAATCAAGATAATGGCCCAGAAAATAATTCGAGACGAACTCAGTTCATGAAACGTATAGTTGAGTTTTCCCAAAAATATCAAGTTAATATACGTTTAGCTTACTATCCCCCTTACCATAGTAAATATAATCCTATTGAACGAACCTGGGCTGTGTTAGAAAACCATTGGAATGGGAGTATTTTAGATGAAATCGAAACGGCTTTGAAATTCGCCCAAACTATGACTTGGAAAGGAAAACACCCGATTGTTAAGTTGATTACTGAAACTTATGAAAAAGGAGTAAAGCTTACTAAAAAAGCCAGGGAAAAAATCGAAGAAAAAATCGAACGTCTCACAGAATCAACGAATCAAGACTTTCCCGATTTGGGACAATGGTTTATTGATATCTATTATGATAAGACCTAG
- the hemJ gene encoding protoporphyrinogen oxidase HemJ, with protein MAYYWFKAFHLIGVVVWFAGLFYLVRLFVYHAEAATQTEPAQAILKAQYEIMEKRLYNIITTPGMIVTVAMAIGLISTEPEILKSGWLHIKLSFVALLLLYHFYCGRIMKKLEKGECNWTGQQFRALNEAPTLLLVVIVLLAVFKNQLPLDLTTWLIVALVVLMAVTIQLYAKKRRQDQEKLRQNTPQKEEVATR; from the coding sequence ATGGCTTACTATTGGTTTAAAGCATTTCACCTGATTGGGGTAGTTGTTTGGTTTGCGGGACTATTTTATTTAGTACGTTTGTTTGTCTATCATGCGGAGGCAGCAACACAAACAGAACCCGCACAAGCTATTCTGAAAGCACAATACGAGATCATGGAGAAGCGACTCTACAATATCATCACCACACCGGGGATGATTGTCACCGTGGCCATGGCGATCGGTTTAATCTCCACAGAACCGGAAATTTTAAAATCGGGATGGTTACATATTAAATTATCCTTTGTGGCTCTTTTACTGCTCTATCATTTCTACTGTGGTCGCATCATGAAGAAGCTAGAAAAAGGGGAATGTAATTGGACGGGACAGCAATTTCGGGCATTAAATGAAGCACCAACCCTGTTATTGGTAGTTATTGTCCTTTTGGCAGTATTTAAGAATCAATTACCCCTCGATTTGACCACTTGGTTAATTGTAGCTTTAGTGGTATTAATGGCAGTGACAATCCAACTTTATGCTAAAAAACGTCGCCAAGATCAAGAAAAACTTCGGCAAAATACTCCCCAAAAAGAGGAAGTAGCGACCAGGTAA
- the purD gene encoding phosphoribosylamine--glycine ligase has protein sequence MKIIVIGSGGREHALAWKLLQSPQVEQVFCIPGNGGTAILPQCENIPLAMEDFAEISRFARENCVDLVVVGPEYPLSLGITDHLLGQEIAVFGPTQTGALIESSKSWAKELMNEAGVITATSETFTDAELAKTYIREQGAPIVVKADGLAAGKGVIVAETVDTALEAIDDLFTSGFTKVVVEEFLEGEEVSILTLTDGISFRSLLPAQDHKRIGEGDTGKNTGGMGVYAPAPIATAAIIEAVDRDILAPIVATLQKRGIDYRGVLYAGLMISPAGEPKVLEFNCRFGDPETQAVLPLLETPLAPLLLACAQQKLTDFPSLQWRSGSAVCVVAASAGYPDHYEKGQLITGIKAAETAGAIVFHAGTVLKHGDIFTDGGRVLGVTAMGANFNQAIELAYQSVNRIHFQGIYYRRDIGHRVREK, from the coding sequence GTGAAAATTATCGTTATCGGCAGTGGTGGTCGAGAACACGCTCTAGCTTGGAAACTCCTACAATCGCCTCAAGTAGAACAAGTGTTCTGTATTCCAGGTAATGGGGGAACGGCAATTTTACCTCAATGTGAAAATATCCCCCTAGCAATGGAGGATTTTGCTGAAATTAGCCGTTTTGCCCGAGAAAATTGCGTCGATCTGGTGGTTGTCGGGCCAGAATATCCCCTCTCCCTCGGCATTACCGATCATCTTCTCGGCCAAGAAATTGCCGTTTTTGGCCCCACACAAACCGGGGCCTTAATTGAATCGAGCAAATCCTGGGCCAAAGAATTAATGAACGAAGCCGGAGTTATCACCGCCACTTCCGAAACCTTTACCGATGCAGAATTAGCAAAAACTTATATCCGAGAGCAAGGAGCGCCAATTGTGGTGAAAGCTGACGGATTAGCCGCAGGAAAAGGGGTAATTGTCGCCGAAACCGTAGATACGGCCCTAGAAGCGATCGATGATCTTTTTACCAGTGGCTTTACTAAAGTCGTGGTGGAAGAATTCCTAGAGGGAGAAGAAGTGTCTATCCTCACCCTCACCGATGGGATCAGCTTTCGTTCCCTGCTACCCGCCCAAGATCACAAGCGGATCGGTGAAGGCGATACCGGCAAAAATACCGGCGGTATGGGAGTTTATGCCCCCGCACCCATAGCCACCGCCGCCATTATCGAAGCGGTGGACCGAGACATCCTTGCCCCCATCGTCGCCACCCTACAAAAACGCGGCATTGACTATCGAGGAGTCCTCTACGCGGGTTTAATGATTTCCCCCGCCGGAGAGCCAAAAGTTCTTGAATTTAACTGTCGTTTTGGCGATCCCGAAACCCAAGCGGTTTTACCCCTACTGGAAACTCCCCTGGCACCGCTGCTGCTGGCTTGCGCTCAACAAAAATTAACTGATTTCCCCTCTTTACAATGGCGCTCCGGTAGTGCCGTTTGTGTGGTGGCTGCCTCTGCCGGTTATCCCGACCACTACGAAAAAGGCCAGTTAATCACGGGAATTAAGGCCGCTGAAACTGCAGGGGCGATCGTTTTCCACGCCGGCACGGTTTTAAAACACGGCGATATTTTCACCGATGGCGGCCGGGTTTTGGGTGTCACGGCGATGGGAGCCAATTTTAATCAGGCGATCGAACTTGCCTATCAATCGGTGAACAGGATACACTTTCAGGGCATCTATTATCGTCGTGATATCGGCCACCGGGTACGGGAAAAATAA